The following coding sequences are from one Diospyros lotus cultivar Yz01 chromosome 7, ASM1463336v1, whole genome shotgun sequence window:
- the LOC127806619 gene encoding uncharacterized protein LOC127806619: MKRQRSTGESRPPARKAKRREEEKAVAAVEEEEKKKRECRREHVAAEEEAEARWWSAADEQMSWGAFWCPSWDIEYLAGEAYNTLYSDVAWDDDIWDLRAINQVPN; the protein is encoded by the coding sequence ATGAAGAGGCAGAGGAGTACGGGAGAGAGCAGGCCGCCGGCGAGGAAGGCCAAGAGGAGGGAGGAGGAGAAAGCGGTGGCGGCGgttgaggaggaggagaagaagaagagggagtgCCGCCGGGAACATGTGGCGGCAGAGGAGGAGGCGGAGGCACGGTGGTGGAGCGCCGCGGACGAGCAAATGTCGTGGGGGGCGTTCTGGTGCCCATCATGGGATATAGAGTATCTGGCCGGCGAGGCTTACAACACTCTTTACAGCGACGTCGCCTGGGACGACGACATATGGGATCTCAGAGCCATCAACCAAGTTCCAAATTAA